Proteins encoded in a region of the Zea mays cultivar B73 chromosome 4, Zm-B73-REFERENCE-NAM-5.0, whole genome shotgun sequence genome:
- the LOC100191591 gene encoding Cytosolic invertase 1-like, with amino-acid sequence MELAVGGGMRRSASHTSLSESDDFELTRLLSKPRINVERQRSFDDHSLSDVSHSGGYGRGGFDGMYSPGGGLRSLVGTPASSALHSFEPHPIVGDAWEALRRSLVFFRGQPLGTVAAVDHASEEVLNYDQVFVRDFVPSALAFLMNGEPDIVKNFLLKTLLLQGWEKKVDRFKLGEGAMPASFKVMHDAKKGVETLHADFGESAIGRVAPVDSGFWWIILLRAYTKSTGDLTLAETPECQKGMRLILSLCLSEGFDTFPTLLCADGCCMIDRRMGVYGYPIEIQALFFMALRCALQMLKHDNEGKEFVEKIATRLHALSYHMRSYFWLDFQQLNDIYRYKTEEYSHTAVNKFNVIPDSIPDWLFDFMPCQGGFFVGNVSPARMDFRWFALGNMIAILSSLATPEQSNAIMDLIEERWEELIGEMPLKICYPAIENHEWRIVTGCDPKNTRWSYHNGGSWPVLLWLLTAACIKTGRPQIARRAIDLAERRLLKDGWPEYYDGKLGRYVGKQARKFQTWSITGYLVAKMLLEDPSHLGMIALEEDKAMLKPVLKRSASWTN; translated from the exons ATGGAGCTGGCGGTTGGCGGCGGGATGCGGCGGTCGGCGTCGCACACCTcgctgtcggagtcggatgactttGAGCTCACGCGGCTGCTCAGTAAGCCGCGGATCAACGTCGAGCGCCAGCGCTCCTTCGACGACCACTCTCTCAGCGACGTCTCGCACTCCGGCGGATACGGCAGGGGTGGCTTCGACGGCATGTACTCGCCTGGGGGCGGCCTGCGCTCCCTCGTCGGCACGCCGGCCTCCTCCGCGCTGCACTCCTTCGAGCCCCACCCTATCGTCGGCGACGCCTGGGAGGCGCTCCGCCGCTCCCTCGTCTTCTTTCGCGGCCAGCCCCTTGGCACCGTTGCCGCCGTCGACCACGCGTCCGAGGAAGTCCTCAACTACGACCAA GTGTTTGTGAGGGATTTCGTGCCGAGTGCACTGGCGTTTCTGATGAATGGCGAGCCAGATATTGTCAAGAACTTCCTTCTCAAGACCCTGCTGCTGCAGGGCTGGGAGAAGAAAGTCGACCGGTTCAAGCTTGGGGAGGGAGCCATGCCGGCTAGCTTCAAGGTGATGCATGACGCCAAGAAGGGGGTCGAGACCCTACATGCTGATTTTGGAGAGAGCGCCATTGGGAGGGTTGCACCTGTGGATTCTGGGTTCTGGTGGATTATACTCCTCCGGGCCTACACAAAAAGTACTGGCGATTTGACGCTGGCAGAGACACCGGAGTGCCAGAAAGGGATGAGGCTCATACTCAGCCTGTGCTTATCTGAGGGGTttgataccttcccgacattgttGTGTGCTGATGGTTGCTGTATGATAGATCGCAGAATG GGTGTATATGGCTACCCTATTGAGATTCAAGCCCTTTTCTTTATGGCACTAAGGTGTGCTCTTCAAATGCTTAAGCATGATAATGAAGGGAAGGAATTTGTAGAGAAGATTGCTACCCGCCTTCACGCTTTAAGTTATCACATGCGAAGTTATTTTTGGCTCGATTTCCAACAGCTAAATGACATTTATCGTTACAAGACAGAAGAATATTCCCACACAGCTGTCAACAAATTCAATGTTATTCCCGATTCAATTCCGGACTGGTTATTTGACTTTATGCCTTGTCAGGGTGGTTTTTTCGTTGGTAATGTTAGTCCTGCCAGGATGGACTTCCGATGGTTTGCACTTGGAAACATGATCGCTATACTTTCTTCTCTCGCAACACCTGAGCAATCTAACGCTATAATGGATCTTATTGAGGAGCGCTGGGAAGAGCTTATCGGTGAAATGCCTCTGAAGATATGTTATCCTGCTATTGAGAACCATGAATGGCGAATTGTGACTGGCTGTGATCCAAAAAATACTAGATGGAGTTATCACAATGGAGGATCGTGGCCAG TGCTTCTGTGGCTGCTGACTGCAGCCTGCATCAAAACTGGACGGCCGCAGATTGCAAGAAGAGCAATCGACCTAGCAGAGAGGAGGCTGTTGAAGGATGGCTGGCCGGAGTACTATGATGGGAAGCTTGGTCGGTATGTTGGCAAGCAGGCGAGGAAATTCCAGACTTGGTCCATCACGGGGTATTTGGTCGCCAAGATGCTGTTGGAAGATCCTTCACATCTTGGCATGATCGCCCTGGAAGAGGACAAGGCGATGTTGAAGCCTGTTTTGAAGCGGTCCGCGTCATGGACAAATTGA